In Treponema sp. J25, a single genomic region encodes these proteins:
- a CDS encoding GAF domain-containing SpoIIE family protein phosphatase encodes MFQTTWVYAHIAKLFPLIALVLVVQTALRHDSENLLGWAMPAVLYMLGRDVIFFTGKIPFFLLPLTDVMVPLFIVGPLLYQRKRGALYGYTLGLFLYGLLAVTLFSLSVISYQLFNLLCFVAVLVSLVVLLFVGKTGNPMGGVYILVGTAFIVLFGGHFLSSSSSEVLSFFYAGHYLLLITTLLLYVKQEDNKLISDRDGLADNIDILYNFVLNSTDALHSGGDLNKLLDYVARTITEGTSADGTLILLVDDVEYMVSSRAAYGKIYPFTPLPEGTDVSEDAIRDWLLHLKLPIGQGLIGETAQTGKPLFIPYAQKDGRVVSHSVLPIGSLLVIPLLIEDHIIGVAVCMRGAEASPFLDKDFDRAVLLAGFAAVVINTVYSFQDVSEKSDIDTVASISQDIQRALQPKRLPKLSSCSIGVFSENARGINSDYYDIIPVSRERVYFVIGDIAGKGIQAGLIMVMIRALVHFITSSSKDASTLLSWINRGITGKIDIDHFATLQVVVYNPITGDCEFANAGHRPLLIWKNHMGLVDALEVESVPIGVERNTEYQATHFKLEKNDVLLLYTDGVIEAINPAGKQYGIKSLTTALHKYHDLEGPEIAKKIKEDLRSFMGTARQHDDQTIVAIKAKN; translated from the coding sequence ATGTTTCAAACCACATGGGTATATGCTCACATAGCAAAATTATTTCCCCTCATAGCCTTGGTGCTGGTAGTACAAACCGCTCTTCGACATGATTCAGAGAATCTCCTCGGATGGGCGATGCCGGCGGTTCTTTATATGCTGGGGCGGGATGTTATTTTCTTTACAGGAAAAATCCCCTTTTTTCTTCTACCGTTAACTGATGTGATGGTTCCTCTTTTCATTGTTGGCCCTCTACTTTATCAGCGAAAAAGGGGCGCCCTTTATGGATATACCCTTGGCCTTTTCCTGTATGGGCTTTTGGCAGTAACCCTTTTTTCCTTGTCTGTAATCTCATATCAATTGTTTAATCTCCTTTGTTTTGTAGCAGTCCTGGTATCCCTTGTTGTTCTGCTCTTTGTGGGAAAAACGGGCAATCCCATGGGAGGAGTGTATATTCTGGTAGGGACTGCTTTTATTGTTCTCTTTGGAGGGCATTTCTTATCGAGCTCTTCCTCTGAGGTGCTCTCCTTTTTTTACGCCGGCCACTATCTTTTACTTATCACGACATTACTTCTTTATGTTAAGCAAGAAGACAATAAATTGATTTCCGATCGGGATGGCTTAGCTGATAACATCGATATTCTGTATAACTTTGTATTGAATTCTACCGATGCCCTTCATTCAGGGGGGGATTTAAACAAACTGCTGGATTATGTAGCAAGAACGATTACCGAGGGAACCAGCGCTGATGGAACCCTTATCCTTTTAGTGGATGATGTGGAGTATATGGTGTCCAGCCGGGCGGCTTACGGAAAAATATATCCGTTTACTCCTCTGCCGGAGGGCACCGATGTGTCAGAAGATGCCATTCGAGATTGGCTCCTTCATTTGAAGCTTCCTATTGGACAGGGCTTGATTGGGGAAACCGCCCAAACCGGCAAGCCCCTCTTTATCCCCTATGCACAAAAAGATGGTAGGGTTGTGTCCCATTCTGTTTTACCGATTGGAAGCCTTTTGGTTATTCCTCTTTTAATAGAGGACCATATCATCGGTGTAGCGGTGTGTATGAGAGGGGCGGAGGCTTCGCCTTTTCTTGACAAAGATTTTGATCGGGCGGTGCTCCTCGCGGGATTTGCGGCGGTGGTTATCAATACCGTTTATTCATTTCAAGATGTAAGTGAAAAAAGTGACATCGATACGGTGGCAAGCATCAGTCAGGATATCCAGCGGGCCCTGCAGCCAAAGCGACTCCCAAAATTAAGTAGTTGTAGTATCGGGGTGTTTTCTGAGAATGCCCGGGGGATAAACAGCGATTACTATGATATCATCCCGGTGAGTCGGGAGCGGGTGTACTTTGTGATTGGGGATATCGCCGGTAAAGGGATCCAGGCGGGACTTATTATGGTGATGATCCGGGCCCTGGTACATTTCATTACCAGTTCTAGCAAAGATGCCAGTACGTTGCTGAGCTGGATAAACCGGGGAATCACAGGAAAGATAGATATTGATCACTTTGCTACCCTCCAGGTTGTTGTGTATAATCCCATTACGGGGGATTGTGAGTTTGCCAATGCGGGACATCGGCCCCTGCTCATTTGGAAAAACCATATGGGGCTGGTAGATGCCCTCGAGGTAGAAAGTGTCCCTATAGGGGTGGAACGAAATACCGAGTATCAGGCGACCCATTTCAAACTTGAAAAAAATGATGTACTATTGTTGTATACCGATGGGGTAATAGAGGCTATTAATCCAGCGGGAAAACAGTATGGGATTAAGAGCTTGACAACGGCCCTACATAAATATCATGATTTGGAAGGGCCTGAGATCGCAAAGAAAATAAAGGAGGATCTCCGTTCTTTTATGGGAACAGCCCGTCAGCATGACGATCAAACCATAGTTGCTATTAAAGCAAAAAATTAA
- a CDS encoding chemotaxis protein CheW, with the protein MAEKEYQYQLVTFQLGEEVYGIDIMDVKEIVRVQDIRPIPNAPSYVEGIINLRGEIIPIINLHKRFHIKKPAIDEEEELLSGFIIIDIDGMKLGVVIDKVLRVITIEDEQIQEPPQMLSGIGAEYIQGVVSTEERYLIILDIRRLFNPRELQKISELKQ; encoded by the coding sequence ATGGCCGAAAAGGAATACCAGTATCAGCTTGTGACCTTTCAATTAGGCGAAGAGGTCTATGGTATAGATATCATGGACGTTAAAGAAATCGTTCGCGTACAAGATATACGGCCTATCCCTAACGCCCCTTCCTATGTAGAAGGCATTATCAATTTGCGGGGAGAAATTATCCCCATTATCAATTTGCATAAAAGATTCCATATAAAAAAACCAGCTATCGATGAAGAAGAAGAATTGCTTTCAGGATTCATCATTATTGATATTGATGGAATGAAGCTGGGAGTTGTTATTGATAAGGTGTTGCGGGTAATTACGATAGAAGATGAACAGATTCAGGAACCACCTCAGATGCTCTCGGGAATCGGAGCCGAATATATTCAGGGAGTGGTTTCCACAGAGGAGCGGTATCTTATTATTCTGGATATTCGTCGTCTCTTTAATCCTCGGGAATTACAAAAAATTAGCGAATTAAAACAATAA
- a CDS encoding ATP-binding protein encodes MEEIKELKADGKSPLFDKTNMLYKEFPSDYRQIRYFTLLIVQSAPPEIKEINLLEQQISEIIKNAVKHGNHNDINKKVRVWYYFSPEEARLIVEDEGEGFKELEQWNEFNRKRLECLHAQNYEELGNYVSFRTEKSDDMDGGNALFAALEYWNGGFVYNDKRNGVAMRKTFPKRRHGITIEE; translated from the coding sequence ATGGAAGAAATAAAAGAATTGAAGGCTGACGGTAAATCCCCCTTATTTGATAAAACAAACATGTTATATAAGGAATTCCCCTCCGATTACCGGCAAATCCGGTATTTTACCCTTCTTATTGTGCAGTCCGCTCCGCCGGAGATAAAAGAAATTAACCTCTTGGAGCAGCAGATATCAGAAATCATAAAAAATGCGGTGAAACACGGGAATCACAACGATATCAACAAGAAAGTACGGGTATGGTATTACTTTAGTCCCGAGGAGGCTCGCCTTATCGTAGAAGATGAGGGAGAAGGCTTTAAGGAACTCGAGCAGTGGAACGAATTTAATCGCAAACGGCTTGAGTGTTTACATGCCCAGAACTATGAAGAGTTAGGAAACTATGTTTCCTTCAGAACCGAAAAGAGTGATGACATGGATGGGGGAAACGCCCTCTTTGCGGCATTAGAATATTGGAACGGAGGCTTTGTATATAACGATAAGCGGAATGGGGTCGCTATGCGTAAGACTTTCCCCAAACGGCGACACGGAATTACGATAGAAGAATAG
- a CDS encoding anti-sigma factor antagonist (This anti-anti-sigma factor, or anti-sigma factor antagonist, belongs to a family that includes characterized members SpoIIAA, RsbV, RsfA, and RsfB.) — MELKIRKNNETYIIDVQGEMDLYNSYKLKELVMKMLEKKVSKFIINLEGVDYIDSSGIGALIYICSTIKKMNLKLTITNIHGSVKKVIELTKLMGYFPISASLEEAIKQMEE; from the coding sequence ATGGAACTAAAAATCCGGAAAAATAACGAGACCTATATCATTGATGTGCAGGGAGAAATGGACCTCTACAATTCTTACAAATTGAAAGAGCTAGTCATGAAAATGCTTGAGAAAAAGGTCTCTAAGTTTATTATCAACCTCGAAGGGGTTGATTATATCGATTCGAGTGGAATTGGGGCCCTTATCTACATTTGTTCTACCATAAAGAAAATGAACCTAAAACTGACCATCACCAACATCCACGGTTCTGTAAAGAAGGTAATTGAGCTTACAAAACTGATGGGATACTTCCCCATCAGCGCTTCGTTAGAAGAGGCTATCAAACAAATGGAAGAATAA
- a CDS encoding DegT/DnrJ/EryC1/StrS family aminotransferase, translating into MRIKAFSPTIRRKEMDAVLTALVEDSLGPGEYATRLLQVAKEYIGYDYGIPLRSPVFALYYALKALDLPRGSGVVISALSPFYYLQVLEDLGLEPVLVDVEESTGNMSGATIQKGIQQKRAHLSGESLESFTVRACVLHYTLGYVPEIQPILDLGLPLIEDCSRSFGTNIGEQRVGSFGVFTLLGLEERDLFTAGGGCLLYAMNRREGTVLRRWSTLPPEYRLPDVNAAMATVQFKESERNYEKRRAIAEVYTQAALQSRHKRFINPDTAEYNNYCFPLVLQSGAKDVIAYGVKKEVEIALAFQDTVVAHLEKPQDYPVAYSLSLRTVLFPFYPRLSSPMVQKVARLLATLP; encoded by the coding sequence ATGCGTATCAAAGCCTTCTCTCCCACCATCCGCCGAAAGGAGATGGATGCGGTGCTCACTGCGCTGGTGGAAGATTCCCTGGGTCCCGGTGAATATGCGACTCGTCTCTTACAGGTAGCCAAAGAATATATTGGATACGATTATGGTATTCCCCTTCGCAGTCCTGTTTTTGCCCTCTACTATGCTCTAAAAGCCCTTGATTTACCCCGGGGAAGTGGAGTGGTGATTTCTGCCCTTTCTCCTTTTTATTATCTCCAGGTCCTTGAGGATTTAGGTCTAGAACCAGTTTTGGTGGATGTAGAAGAGTCCACGGGTAACATGAGCGGTGCTACCATCCAGAAGGGTATTCAGCAGAAAAGGGCCCACCTTTCAGGAGAATCCTTAGAGTCTTTTACGGTTCGAGCCTGTGTGCTTCACTATACCTTGGGATATGTACCTGAAATACAGCCTATTCTGGATCTTGGCCTTCCTCTTATCGAAGATTGTTCAAGAAGTTTTGGTACGAATATTGGAGAGCAGCGGGTAGGTTCTTTTGGGGTTTTTACCCTTTTGGGCCTTGAAGAACGGGACCTCTTTACCGCCGGCGGTGGGTGCCTCCTCTATGCGATGAATCGCCGAGAAGGAACGGTGCTTCGTCGTTGGTCTACCTTACCGCCAGAGTATCGGCTTCCCGATGTGAATGCTGCCATGGCAACGGTGCAATTTAAAGAATCAGAACGGAACTACGAAAAACGAAGGGCTATCGCGGAGGTATATACCCAGGCGGCACTCCAGAGCCGGCATAAACGTTTTATTAATCCTGATACGGCAGAGTATAACAACTATTGTTTTCCTCTTGTCCTTCAGAGTGGGGCAAAGGATGTCATTGCCTATGGGGTCAAAAAGGAAGTAGAAATAGCTCTCGCCTTCCAGGATACTGTTGTGGCCCATTTGGAAAAACCGCAGGATTATCCGGTGGCATATTCGCTTTCCTTGCGGACCGTCCTTTTCCCTTTTTATCCCCGTCTTTCTTCTCCCATGGTCCAAAAGGTGGCCCGCCTGCTTGCCACATTGCCATAA
- a CDS encoding NAD(+)/NADH kinase — MGQPPMVRRALLIVNLHKDDARSLMQEIEAALTAAGVTVVTCAFEGRPTNQPQGPFDVVFSLGGDGTVLYTARCVAPWQVPIFPINLGTLGFIAAIHRNEWLSVYKGWREGKELPSKRIMLSIKVFRRGTLIASHVALNDGVIAASGITKIIRLDVGTQSVRFGRYLSDGLIVATPTGSTAYSVAAGGPILDPEMEALIINPICPFTLSNRPVVVPVFEHVSVQVEKEQRTNVILTIDGQIVVELEPEDTVLFEKAPFPALLVASGRDVFYTVLRTKLNWSGGPDA, encoded by the coding sequence ATGGGACAGCCACCAATGGTTCGTCGGGCCTTGCTTATCGTCAATTTACATAAAGATGATGCTCGCAGTTTGATGCAGGAAATAGAAGCCGCCCTTACCGCTGCAGGGGTAACGGTTGTTACCTGTGCCTTTGAAGGAAGACCAACGAACCAACCTCAAGGGCCCTTCGATGTGGTCTTTTCCCTTGGGGGGGATGGAACGGTGCTCTATACCGCCCGGTGTGTGGCCCCCTGGCAGGTCCCTATTTTCCCTATAAATCTGGGAACCCTTGGTTTTATAGCGGCTATCCATCGAAATGAGTGGCTTTCCGTATATAAGGGGTGGCGAGAAGGAAAAGAGCTTCCTTCAAAACGTATCATGCTTTCAATTAAGGTATTTCGAAGAGGAACTCTTATAGCAAGCCATGTGGCACTCAACGATGGGGTTATTGCCGCATCGGGGATCACCAAAATCATTCGGCTCGATGTGGGAACCCAATCGGTTCGATTTGGGCGTTATCTTTCGGATGGCCTTATTGTAGCGACCCCCACGGGGTCAACCGCCTATTCGGTAGCCGCCGGCGGACCCATCCTGGACCCTGAAATGGAGGCCCTCATCATTAATCCCATCTGTCCTTTTACCCTTTCTAACAGGCCAGTGGTGGTTCCCGTGTTCGAACATGTCTCGGTTCAAGTAGAAAAGGAGCAGCGGACCAACGTTATTTTAACTATTGACGGTCAAATTGTGGTAGAATTAGAACCAGAAGATACGGTGCTTTTTGAAAAAGCCCCGTTTCCGGCACTCCTGGTTGCCAGTGGGAGGGATGTGTTTTATACCGTGTTGCGAACCAAATTGAACTGGTCGGGAGGTCCCGATGCTTGA
- a CDS encoding ankyrin repeat domain-containing protein has product MSMDRNIKRRRPEQRIAYIYVGLCAALLGGCTSSPSPPPQAPETVWTLIEKGEVQRVEEFFTGKLNINTTDEKGRTPLIRAVELQDTKLTALFLALGAAVELQDTEGRTALEIACSNGNQEITKLLAARGAPLYLASTEAQQPVRIAIQKGEGLLAALIHPATLSQRDEKGRTLLHLAALMGKGEAVQQLLAAGIPLNIKDGNGKTALDYTLEQADSYEHVKCAEPIILAGGVTQYPNFSYLLQTLRSYNVSIRFADGSTPLHQAARAGHRGVIQYLLEKKADINAKDSAGSTALHDAARAGHLVIVKTLLEQGADPNARDAKGNTVLHLILPSQVREEAVKTLLSYGANPNSKDEHGDAPLHIAIAMNLGEAVVAQLLAAGADINIRNTKGQTPLHMAVIKEAERYVPLCLEKQADLFATDIEGESPLSLAFKMNSRLIPLLITPQTVQLTDNMGNSPLHLAVSLNAPLTVIEHILKVGGNVNARNKTGSTPLFIAIEKNNREVGELLLSRGADIFTPDASGKSPLYIACTSPGGLREWMINSYTITATDNLGNGILHYLAQWKLASLIPVVAQRGAPIDKANATGESPLFFAVKANHPASIQALATAGANLQFRDRLGNTALHIAVRWNSLEAAQFLIEQRLPINAQNAAGKSALHVACTLGMHQMTDLLIQQGADLNIPETEGNTPLMDAIGANNAQGAERLLNAGADPQARNNRGDTPLHMAVILENTRIANILLSRGASIHARNSIGKSALQMALTGSYKMVPVLLTKDRINSTDDDGNGPLHTAILEGSPLSVIKQIVELGTRIHTIDARGKTALRLAIDREAWDVASFLIEQGASPFSVAADGESPASVALSQGTVALGALFSGSAIQLSDSTGNTILHYAASKGNEQAVRFLLSLGASKTARNTAGETPYDVALRWGRKDLAPLLQ; this is encoded by the coding sequence ATGAGCATGGACAGGAACATCAAGAGAAGAAGACCAGAACAACGAATTGCCTACATCTATGTAGGGCTTTGTGCAGCCCTCTTAGGAGGATGTACCTCCTCTCCTTCCCCACCCCCTCAAGCCCCAGAAACCGTGTGGACCCTTATAGAAAAAGGCGAAGTTCAACGGGTGGAAGAGTTCTTCACCGGGAAACTCAATATAAACACCACCGATGAAAAAGGACGGACCCCTCTTATTAGGGCAGTGGAACTTCAAGATACAAAACTCACGGCCCTTTTCCTTGCCTTAGGTGCGGCGGTAGAACTGCAAGATACAGAAGGCCGTACAGCCCTTGAAATTGCCTGCAGCAATGGGAACCAGGAAATCACAAAGCTTCTGGCCGCCAGGGGTGCTCCTTTGTACCTTGCAAGTACGGAGGCCCAACAACCGGTACGAATAGCCATACAGAAGGGAGAAGGGCTTTTAGCGGCCCTCATTCATCCTGCAACCCTTTCCCAACGGGATGAAAAAGGGAGAACCCTGCTCCACCTGGCGGCCCTCATGGGTAAGGGGGAGGCGGTCCAGCAACTCCTCGCAGCGGGAATTCCCCTTAATATAAAAGACGGCAATGGAAAGACGGCCCTGGATTATACCCTTGAACAGGCCGATTCATATGAACACGTAAAGTGTGCTGAACCTATCATTCTAGCAGGCGGAGTTACCCAGTACCCGAATTTCTCCTACCTTCTGCAAACCCTTCGTTCTTACAATGTAAGTATTCGCTTTGCCGATGGCTCCACGCCACTCCATCAGGCAGCGCGAGCAGGTCACCGTGGGGTTATCCAGTACCTGCTTGAAAAAAAGGCCGATATCAATGCAAAGGATAGCGCCGGTTCCACGGCCCTCCACGATGCAGCCCGGGCAGGTCATCTTGTAATTGTTAAAACCCTTCTCGAACAGGGAGCGGACCCCAATGCCCGGGATGCCAAGGGTAATACGGTACTCCACCTTATTCTACCCTCCCAGGTACGAGAAGAGGCCGTAAAAACCCTTCTTTCCTATGGGGCAAATCCCAACAGTAAGGATGAACATGGGGACGCGCCGCTCCATATCGCTATCGCCATGAATCTGGGCGAAGCGGTGGTGGCTCAGCTTCTTGCTGCGGGGGCAGATATCAATATTCGTAACACAAAGGGACAAACCCCGCTCCATATGGCGGTTATAAAAGAGGCAGAGCGGTATGTTCCCCTTTGCCTGGAAAAACAGGCGGACCTTTTTGCTACGGATATAGAAGGGGAAAGCCCCTTGAGTCTGGCCTTCAAAATGAACAGTCGACTCATTCCCCTCCTCATCACCCCTCAAACGGTACAACTCACTGATAACATGGGGAATAGCCCCCTTCACCTGGCGGTAAGTTTGAATGCCCCCCTTACAGTCATTGAACACATCCTGAAGGTTGGGGGCAACGTAAACGCCCGGAATAAAACCGGAAGTACCCCCCTCTTTATCGCCATAGAAAAGAACAACCGCGAAGTAGGGGAACTCCTTTTAAGCCGCGGGGCGGATATTTTTACCCCCGATGCAAGTGGAAAAAGTCCTCTCTACATTGCCTGCACAAGCCCTGGAGGCCTTAGGGAATGGATGATCAATTCGTATACTATTACTGCCACCGATAACCTCGGGAATGGGATACTCCACTACCTGGCCCAGTGGAAACTGGCTTCTCTTATTCCTGTCGTGGCCCAGCGCGGAGCCCCCATTGATAAGGCCAATGCAACCGGCGAGAGTCCCCTCTTTTTTGCGGTAAAAGCAAATCACCCTGCGAGCATTCAAGCCCTCGCTACCGCGGGGGCCAACCTGCAGTTCAGGGATAGACTCGGTAATACGGCCCTGCACATAGCGGTACGCTGGAATTCCCTTGAAGCGGCGCAATTTCTTATTGAACAAAGGCTCCCCATCAATGCGCAAAACGCCGCCGGGAAGAGCGCCCTCCATGTGGCCTGTACATTGGGGATGCACCAGATGACAGATCTCCTTATCCAGCAAGGGGCTGACTTAAACATACCCGAGACCGAAGGGAATACCCCCCTGATGGATGCTATTGGGGCAAACAACGCCCAGGGGGCAGAACGGCTTTTGAATGCCGGAGCAGATCCCCAGGCCCGGAATAATCGGGGGGATACGCCCCTCCATATGGCGGTCATCCTCGAAAACACCCGGATCGCTAACATCCTGCTTTCCCGGGGAGCTTCCATCCATGCCCGGAATTCAATCGGGAAAAGTGCTCTCCAGATGGCCTTAACCGGTTCTTACAAGATGGTCCCCGTCCTTCTTACCAAGGACCGCATCAATTCCACCGATGATGATGGAAATGGACCTCTCCACACCGCCATCCTTGAAGGAAGCCCCTTGTCGGTAATCAAGCAAATCGTTGAATTGGGAACCCGAATTCACACCATCGATGCCCGCGGGAAAACTGCCCTTCGGCTTGCCATTGACCGAGAAGCCTGGGATGTGGCCTCCTTCTTAATCGAACAGGGGGCATCGCCTTTCTCGGTAGCGGCTGATGGGGAATCCCCTGCATCGGTGGCCCTTTCCCAGGGGACCGTGGCCTTAGGAGCATTGTTTTCTGGTTCCGCCATTCAGCTGAGCGATTCCACCGGGAACACCATCCTCCACTACGCCGCATCGAAAGGAAATGAACAGGCAGTTCGCTTCTTGCTTTCCCTCGGAGCAAGTAAAACGGCCCGTAATACGGCGGGCGAAACCCCCTACGATGTGGCCCTGCGGTGGGGAAGAAAAGATCTCGCACCGCTTCTTCAGTAG
- the recN gene encoding DNA repair protein RecN — MLEELIIQDYALIDTLHISFEGGLNILTGETGAGKSIIVGALGFILGSKVDTDIIRTGREEVRVSAILGVDPRNTEALNWLTDHGIEPEEGKVILRRNLKQNGRGSMFIQNVPVTRNDLADFTSLLFDIHGQHEHQLLLKRESHRRYLDRFAGIEEEVLQFNRVFTTLSEKRKLLENSRSSERDRQARMEMLSYAIEEIEKARLRIGESEELEQESRRMGAHEKLASYIETACELLFEGDASCLASLRRVRSSLEGALSIDSTLAALAEGINSTYYDLEDWADQLRTYRNNLTFDPRRLEEIEERLALLYRLKKKYGATEEEILGYKQKAEEELDHLAHFEENRAALEAEIASLEREVIQRARSITQKREKAAEELSVKITAILASLGMNRSRFAVSVLPKTQGSDSLLCGPYGAEDIEFFISPNPGEPLKELSRIASGGELSRVMLAIKTILAHSDTVETLVFDEIDTGIGGEVALAVGEHLAQLGRIKQIFCITHLASIAVRADNHLKVEKSVVGDRTVTTVRPLSDRERKEEIARMLSGDASAGVALAHAEELLARYRGLTG, encoded by the coding sequence ATGCTTGAGGAATTGATCATCCAGGATTATGCCCTGATTGATACCCTTCACATCAGCTTTGAAGGGGGCCTTAACATTTTGACCGGTGAAACCGGTGCCGGAAAATCGATTATTGTGGGTGCCCTGGGCTTTATTCTTGGTTCAAAGGTAGATACGGATATCATACGAACGGGCAGAGAAGAAGTTCGGGTTTCGGCGATCCTTGGTGTGGACCCTCGCAATACGGAAGCCCTGAACTGGCTTACCGATCATGGAATAGAGCCGGAAGAAGGTAAAGTAATTCTCCGCCGCAACCTCAAACAAAATGGTCGGGGGAGCATGTTCATTCAGAATGTCCCGGTCACCCGGAACGACCTTGCGGACTTCACTTCCCTATTGTTTGATATTCATGGCCAGCATGAACATCAGTTATTACTGAAGCGGGAAAGTCATCGGCGCTATCTTGATCGTTTTGCGGGGATAGAAGAAGAGGTCCTTCAGTTTAATCGGGTTTTTACTACCCTTTCAGAAAAACGGAAGCTTCTTGAAAATTCCCGATCCTCCGAACGGGATCGCCAGGCCCGAATGGAGATGCTTAGCTACGCTATTGAAGAAATAGAAAAGGCCCGCCTTCGTATCGGAGAAAGCGAAGAGCTTGAACAGGAATCCCGCCGCATGGGGGCCCACGAAAAACTTGCCTCCTATATAGAAACGGCCTGTGAGCTTCTTTTTGAAGGGGACGCTTCCTGTCTGGCATCACTGCGACGGGTTCGTTCGAGCCTGGAAGGTGCCCTGTCGATTGATAGTACCCTGGCTGCTCTTGCCGAAGGGATAAACAGTACCTACTACGACCTGGAAGATTGGGCGGATCAACTGAGGACGTATCGAAACAACCTTACCTTTGATCCGCGGCGCCTTGAGGAAATAGAAGAACGGCTTGCCCTCTTATATCGACTTAAGAAAAAATATGGGGCTACGGAAGAAGAAATCCTGGGCTATAAACAAAAGGCAGAAGAAGAACTAGACCATCTTGCCCACTTTGAAGAAAACAGGGCTGCCCTGGAGGCGGAGATCGCGAGCCTTGAACGGGAAGTAATTCAGCGGGCCCGCTCGATTACCCAGAAACGCGAAAAGGCCGCGGAAGAGCTCTCAGTAAAAATAACCGCCATCCTCGCATCCCTTGGGATGAACCGTTCCCGTTTTGCCGTTTCGGTTCTCCCCAAAACCCAGGGCAGCGATAGCCTGCTCTGTGGCCCCTATGGGGCTGAGGACATTGAATTCTTTATTTCGCCTAATCCCGGGGAACCTCTGAAGGAACTATCCCGCATTGCCAGTGGTGGGGAGCTTTCCCGGGTGATGCTTGCTATTAAGACAATCCTTGCCCATTCGGATACGGTGGAAACCCTTGTGTTTGATGAGATAGACACCGGTATTGGTGGGGAAGTGGCCCTTGCAGTAGGAGAACATCTTGCGCAGTTGGGAAGGATTAAACAAATATTTTGTATTACCCATCTTGCTTCTATTGCGGTTCGTGCCGATAATCATCTCAAGGTGGAAAAGTCCGTAGTGGGGGATCGGACCGTCACGACGGTTCGGCCCTTATCCGACAGAGAGCGGAAGGAAGAAATTGCCCGGATGTTGTCGGGAGATGCCTCGGCGGGGGTGGCCCTCGCCCATGCGGAAGAGTTGCTTGCCCGGTATCGAGGATTAACGGGGTAA